The genomic segment TGCTCTTATGCTTGAACTTCCTAGCTCAAATGCAAAAAGTATGCAAGTAAAATCTGAACAAATTTTTATAGAGTTAAGTGTAGATAAACTAGCTATTAGAGGTATTGAAGTCTCATTTTCTTCACTAGAAGATAATCTAAAAAGTATAAAAAACAAAGAAGAACCTGTAATTGTTAGAATTGATAAAAAAGTACCATATGAAAAAGTTGTAAAAGTTCTTGATTTACTTCAAAAATATAGTTTGAATAATTTGGCTTTGGTTACGAATGAAGAGAAAAAATGACAAAAGCAGTAGTAAGAGAAAAAACTTTTCAACCATTTGTAAAATGGGTAGGTGGAAAAAGAGGATTACTATCTCAAATAATTCCACTATTGCCAAAAAAATTTAATAACTATTTTGAGCCATTTGTTGGTGGTGGAGCTTTGTTTTTTGAATTAAAGAATTTAGGATTACTTGATAATAAAGAGATTTTTTTGTTTGATATAAACTCTGAACTTATAAATGCCTATAATGTAGTAAAAAACTATCCAAATCAGCTTATAAATGAACTTGAAACTTTTAAACAAAAACATACTAAAGAGTTTTATTATGAGATTAGAGCTTGGGATAGACAAAATAATTTTTTACAAAGAAGCGAAATACAAAGAGCTTCAAGATTTATATATCTAAACAAAACTTGTTTTAATGGGCTTTATAGAGTAAATAAAAAGAATCAAAATAATGTTCCAATAGGAAATTATAAAAATCCAAATATTTGTGATTATGGTGTGATTTTGAGTGCTAGTAATGCTTTGCAAAATGTAAATATTTTAAATGATAGTTATAAAGAAGTTTTAAAATATGCTTCAAAAGATGATTTGGTTTATTTTGATCCACCGTATTATCCACTTACACAAACTTCTAGTTTTACTTCATATAGTGAATTTGAGTTTTTAGAAAAAGAGCAAATTGAACTTTTTGATATTTTTAGAAGTTTGAGTGAAAAGAGATGTAAAGTTGCACAAAGTAATTCAAATAGTAAATTTATAAATAATGTGTATAATGAATATAAAATATATGAAATTATTTTTGCAAATAGAAATATTAATAGTAAAAT from the Aliarcobacter cryaerophilus ATCC 43158 genome contains:
- a CDS encoding ExbD/TolR family protein; the encoded protein is MKRREHLGLDLTPIIDVVFILLIFFIVTSVFKKEELALMLELPSSNAKSMQVKSEQIFIELSVDKLAIRGIEVSFSSLEDNLKSIKNKEEPVIVRIDKKVPYEKVVKVLDLLQKYSLNNLALVTNEEKK
- a CDS encoding DNA adenine methylase encodes the protein MTKAVVREKTFQPFVKWVGGKRGLLSQIIPLLPKKFNNYFEPFVGGGALFFELKNLGLLDNKEIFLFDINSELINAYNVVKNYPNQLINELETFKQKHTKEFYYEIRAWDRQNNFLQRSEIQRASRFIYLNKTCFNGLYRVNKKNQNNVPIGNYKNPNICDYGVILSASNALQNVNILNDSYKEVLKYASKDDLVYFDPPYYPLTQTSSFTSYSEFEFLEKEQIELFDIFRSLSEKRCKVAQSNSNSKFINNVYNEYKIYEIIFANRNINSKISQRGKIQELLIRSYKNE